In Pseudomonas sp. ADAK18, a single window of DNA contains:
- a CDS encoding MdtB/MuxB family multidrug efflux RND transporter permease subunit: protein MNLSRLFILRPVATTLSMLAIVLAGVIAYRLLPVSALPQVDYPTIRVMTLYPGASPDVMTSAVTAPLERQFGQMPGLTQMASTSSGGASVLTLRFNLDINMDVAEQQVQAAINAATNLLPKDLPAPPVYNKVNPADTPVLTLAITSKTMLLPKLNDLVDTRMAQKIAQISGVGMVSIAGGQRQAVRIKVNPEALAANGLNLSDVRTLIGASNVNQPKGNFDGPTRVSMLDANDQLVSPKEYAELILAYNNGAPLRLKDVAQIVDGAENERLAAWANENQAVLLNIQRQPGANVIEVVDRIKALLPSITDNLPAGLDVTVLTDRTQTIRASVTDVQHELLIAIALVVMVTFLFLRRFSATIIPSIAVPLSLVGTFGVMYLAGFSVNNLTLMALTIATGFVVDDAIVMLENISRYIEEGETPLNAALKGAKQIGFTLISLTLSLIAVLIPLLFMADVVGRLFREFAITLAVAILISLVVSLTLTPMMCARLLKREPKEEEQGRFYKASGAWIDWLIEAYGRKLQWVLKHQPLTLLVAVATLGLTVVLYMVVPKGFFPVQDTGVIQGISEAPQSISFAAMSQRQQELAKVILADPSVQSLSSYIGVDGDNATLNSGRLLINLKPHNQRDLSAAQIITRLQPELDKLVGIRLFMQPVQDLTIEDRVSRTQYQFSMSSPDAELLALWSGKLVHALSQLPELTDVASDLQDKGLQVYLVIDRDAASRLGVSVSTITDALYDAFGQRQISTIYTQASQYRVVLQAQSGETLGPDALNQIHVKTTDGGQVRLSSLAHVEQRQAQLAIAHIGQFPAVMMSFNLAPGVALGKGVELINQTQKDIGMPVGVQTQFQGAAQAFEASLSSTLLLILAAVVTMYIVLGVLYESYIHPITILSTLPSAAVGALLALLISGNDLGMIAIIGIILLIGIVKKNAIMMIDFALDAERNQGLDPQTAIYQAALLRFRPILMTTLAALFGAVPLMLATGSGAELRQPLGLVMVGGLLLSQVLTLFTTPVIYLYFDRLGRRWGKQPERLEPVEP from the coding sequence ATGAACCTCTCGCGGCTGTTCATCCTTCGCCCGGTAGCCACCACTCTGAGCATGCTGGCCATTGTCCTGGCCGGCGTGATCGCTTATCGCTTGCTGCCGGTTTCGGCCTTGCCTCAGGTCGATTACCCGACCATCCGGGTCATGACCCTGTACCCCGGCGCCAGCCCGGACGTAATGACCAGTGCAGTGACCGCGCCGCTGGAGCGCCAGTTCGGGCAGATGCCCGGCCTGACCCAGATGGCGTCCACCAGTTCCGGCGGCGCGTCGGTGCTGACCCTGCGCTTTAACCTCGACATCAACATGGATGTCGCCGAGCAACAGGTCCAGGCTGCCATCAACGCCGCCACCAACCTGTTGCCCAAGGATTTGCCGGCGCCACCGGTGTACAACAAGGTCAACCCGGCGGACACCCCGGTGCTGACACTGGCCATCACCTCAAAAACCATGCTGTTGCCCAAGCTCAATGACTTGGTCGACACCCGCATGGCGCAGAAAATCGCCCAGATCAGCGGCGTCGGCATGGTCAGCATCGCTGGCGGCCAGCGCCAGGCGGTACGAATCAAGGTCAACCCCGAGGCCCTGGCCGCCAATGGCTTGAACCTGTCGGATGTGCGCACCTTGATCGGCGCGTCCAACGTCAACCAGCCCAAGGGTAACTTCGACGGCCCAACCCGGGTCTCGATGCTCGACGCCAACGACCAGTTGGTCTCGCCCAAGGAATACGCCGAGCTGATCCTCGCCTACAACAACGGTGCACCGTTGCGTCTCAAGGACGTTGCGCAGATCGTCGACGGTGCGGAAAACGAGCGCCTTGCTGCCTGGGCCAATGAAAACCAGGCTGTGCTGCTGAATATCCAGCGTCAGCCAGGGGCCAACGTGATTGAGGTGGTCGACCGGATCAAGGCCTTGCTGCCGAGCATCACCGACAACCTGCCGGCGGGCCTGGACGTGACGGTTCTCACCGACCGTACCCAGACCATCCGCGCCTCGGTCACCGACGTGCAACACGAATTGCTGATCGCTATCGCCCTGGTGGTGATGGTGACGTTCCTGTTCCTGCGCCGTTTCAGCGCCACTATCATTCCGTCCATCGCCGTGCCGCTGTCGCTGGTGGGTACCTTTGGCGTGATGTACCTGGCCGGTTTCTCGGTCAACAACCTGACGTTGATGGCCCTGACCATCGCCACCGGTTTTGTGGTGGACGACGCCATCGTGATGCTGGAGAACATTTCCCGCTATATCGAGGAGGGCGAGACACCGCTGAACGCTGCGCTCAAGGGCGCCAAGCAGATCGGTTTCACCCTGATTTCCCTGACCCTGTCGCTGATTGCGGTACTCATTCCGCTGCTGTTCATGGCAGACGTGGTCGGGCGGTTGTTCCGTGAGTTCGCTATCACTCTGGCGGTGGCGATCCTGATTTCCCTGGTGGTGTCACTGACCCTGACGCCGATGATGTGCGCCCGTTTGCTCAAGCGCGAACCCAAGGAAGAAGAACAAGGCCGCTTCTACAAGGCCAGCGGCGCCTGGATCGACTGGTTGATCGAAGCCTACGGACGCAAGCTGCAATGGGTACTCAAGCACCAGCCGCTGACCTTGCTGGTAGCCGTCGCCACCCTGGGCCTGACGGTGGTGCTGTACATGGTGGTGCCCAAGGGCTTCTTCCCGGTGCAGGACACCGGGGTGATCCAGGGTATTTCCGAAGCGCCGCAATCCATTTCCTTCGCCGCCATGAGCCAGCGTCAGCAGGAACTGGCGAAGGTTATCCTGGCGGATCCTTCGGTCCAGAGCCTGTCGTCCTATATCGGTGTCGACGGCGATAATGCCACCCTCAACAGCGGTCGCTTGCTGATCAACCTCAAACCCCACAACCAACGGGACTTGAGCGCAGCGCAGATCATCACGCGCCTGCAGCCGGAACTGGACAAGCTGGTGGGCATCCGCCTGTTCATGCAGCCGGTGCAGGACCTGACCATCGAAGACCGCGTCAGTCGTACCCAGTACCAATTCAGCATGTCTTCACCGGATGCCGAACTGCTGGCCCTGTGGAGCGGCAAGCTGGTGCATGCCCTCAGCCAATTGCCGGAACTCACCGACGTGGCCAGTGACCTGCAAGACAAGGGGTTGCAGGTGTATCTGGTGATCGACCGTGACGCCGCCTCGCGCCTGGGTGTATCGGTGTCGACCATCACCGACGCGCTGTACGACGCCTTTGGCCAGCGGCAGATTTCCACCATCTACACCCAGGCCAGCCAATACCGCGTGGTGTTGCAGGCCCAGTCCGGGGAAACCCTGGGGCCGGATGCGCTGAACCAGATCCATGTGAAAACCACTGATGGCGGCCAAGTGCGGCTGTCGAGCCTGGCCCATGTGGAACAGCGCCAGGCGCAGTTGGCGATTGCCCATATCGGCCAGTTCCCGGCGGTGATGATGTCGTTCAACCTGGCGCCCGGCGTGGCGCTGGGCAAGGGCGTCGAGCTGATCAACCAGACCCAGAAAGACATCGGCATGCCGGTGGGCGTACAGACGCAGTTCCAGGGCGCGGCCCAAGCGTTCGAGGCATCGCTGTCGAGTACCTTGCTGTTGATCCTGGCGGCGGTGGTGACCATGTACATCGTACTGGGTGTGCTCTATGAGAGTTACATCCACCCGATTACCATTCTGTCGACCTTGCCATCGGCAGCGGTGGGGGCCTTGCTGGCCTTGCTGATCAGCGGAAACGACTTGGGGATGATCGCGATTATCGGCATCATCCTGCTGATCGGTATCGTCAAGAAGAACGCGATCATGATGATCGACTTCGCCCTCGACGCCGAACGCAACCAGGGCCTGGACCCGCAGACGGCAATCTACCAGGCGGCACTGTTGCGCTTCCGACCGATCCTGATGACCACACTGGCTGCGCTGTTCGGTGCGGTGCCCTTGATGCTGGCCACAGGTTCTGGCGCCGAACTGCGCCAACCCCTGGGCCTGGTGATGGTCGGCGGGTTGCTGTTGAGTCAGGTCCTGACGCTGTTTACCACCCCGGTGATCTACCTGTACTTCGATCGCCTGGGCCGTCGCTGGGGCAAACAGCCTGAGCGCCTGGAGCCGGTTGAGCCATGA
- a CDS encoding MdtA/MuxA family multidrug efflux RND transporter periplasmic adaptor subunit: protein MVDHSMQSTPRNSRRWLFGLLVLLVIAGLCWKFWPGSHKDSTEKKPAGHAGKSGMMRPGFGGSTGPVPVRVSPAVLGEFPVYYKALGTVTALNTINVRSRVAGELVKIAFEEGQMVKAGDLLAEIDPRSYQNALLQAQGTLLQNQAQLKNAQVDVQRYRDLYAQDSIAKQTLDTAEALVLQYQGTVKTNQGAVDDAKLNLDFTKIRAPIAGRVGLRQLDVGNLVAANDTTALAVITQTQPISVAFTLPETTLGVVLARYRGGNKLPVEAWDRGDVKRQATGVLQSLDNQIDVTTGTLKFKARFDNQDQVLFPNQFVNVHLLADTLHNVVLAPSAAIQFGNNGTFVYALDGDKKVKILPLVIGDSDGENTVIKEGLAAGDRVVLEGTDRLKDGSEVEVVNDSAEVPTTPTEHLQGQPAAKAPQGPAAAGKAQKGGA from the coding sequence ATGGTTGATCATTCCATGCAATCCACCCCCCGTAACTCCCGCCGCTGGCTGTTCGGCTTACTCGTCCTGCTGGTTATTGCCGGCCTGTGCTGGAAATTCTGGCCTGGCAGCCATAAAGACAGCACCGAGAAGAAGCCCGCCGGGCATGCTGGCAAGTCGGGCATGATGCGCCCTGGCTTCGGTGGCTCGACCGGCCCGGTGCCGGTACGCGTTTCGCCGGCGGTGTTGGGAGAGTTTCCGGTGTACTACAAGGCCCTGGGTACCGTGACCGCGTTGAACACCATCAACGTGCGCAGCCGGGTAGCGGGGGAGTTGGTCAAGATTGCCTTCGAGGAAGGGCAGATGGTCAAGGCCGGTGACCTGCTGGCAGAGATCGACCCACGCAGTTACCAGAACGCCTTGCTTCAGGCCCAGGGCACGCTCTTGCAGAACCAGGCTCAGTTGAAAAACGCCCAGGTTGACGTTCAGCGCTATCGTGATCTGTATGCGCAAGACAGTATCGCCAAGCAAACCCTGGACACCGCCGAAGCGCTGGTCCTGCAATACCAGGGCACGGTCAAGACCAACCAGGGCGCGGTGGATGACGCCAAGCTCAACCTCGACTTCACCAAGATCCGTGCGCCGATTGCCGGACGTGTAGGCCTGCGCCAACTGGACGTCGGCAACCTTGTCGCCGCCAATGACACCACTGCCCTGGCCGTGATCACCCAGACCCAGCCCATCAGCGTGGCTTTCACCCTGCCGGAAACCACCCTGGGCGTCGTGCTCGCTCGCTACCGTGGCGGCAACAAGCTGCCGGTGGAAGCCTGGGACCGTGGCGACGTCAAACGCCAAGCCACCGGCGTGTTGCAAAGTCTCGACAACCAGATTGACGTGACCACTGGTACCCTGAAATTCAAGGCGCGCTTCGATAACCAGGACCAGGTGCTGTTTCCCAACCAGTTCGTCAATGTGCACCTGCTGGCCGATACCCTGCATAACGTAGTCCTGGCACCTTCCGCCGCGATTCAGTTTGGCAACAACGGTACCTTCGTCTACGCCCTCGATGGCGACAAGAAGGTCAAGATACTTCCGTTGGTGATTGGTGACAGCGATGGTGAGAACACCGTGATCAAGGAAGGCCTGGCCGCTGGCGACCGGGTGGTACTGGAAGGCACCGACCGCCTGAAGGACGGCAGCGAGGTTGAAGTGGTCAACGACAGCGCCGAAGTCCCGACTACGCCGACCGAACACCTGCAGGGCCAACCGGCGGCCAAGGCACCGCAAGGCCCGGCTGCTGCCGGCAAGGCGCAAAAGGGCGGCGCATGA
- the tpx gene encoding thiol peroxidase: MAQVTLKGNPVQVNGQLPQAGSKAPAFSLVAGDLSDATLASFAGKRKVLNIFPSVDTPTCATSVRKFNTQANDVANTVVLCISADLPFAQARFCGAEGLENVKNLSTLRGAEFKENYGVAIADGPLKGLTARAVVVLDENDNVLHSELVKEIAEEPNYEAALAVLK, encoded by the coding sequence ATGGCTCAAGTCACCCTTAAAGGCAACCCTGTCCAAGTCAATGGCCAACTGCCACAAGCCGGTTCCAAGGCCCCAGCCTTTTCCCTGGTTGCCGGCGATCTGTCGGACGCTACCCTGGCCAGCTTTGCCGGCAAGCGCAAAGTGCTGAATATCTTCCCTAGCGTCGACACTCCGACCTGCGCTACCTCCGTGCGCAAGTTCAACACCCAGGCCAATGACGTGGCCAACACCGTTGTACTGTGCATTTCCGCTGACCTGCCATTCGCCCAGGCGCGCTTCTGCGGTGCCGAAGGCCTGGAAAACGTGAAGAACCTGTCCACCCTTCGTGGTGCCGAGTTCAAAGAAAACTACGGCGTAGCCATCGCTGACGGTCCACTCAAGGGCCTGACCGCTCGCGCGGTTGTCGTGCTGGACGAAAATGACAACGTTCTGCACAGCGAACTGGTCAAAGAAATCGCTGAAGAGCCAAACTACGAAGCGGCCCTGGCTGTTTTGAAGTAA
- a CDS encoding glycosyltransferase has protein sequence MNQPATKVLVIGYVWPEPRSSAAGGHMMQILQSFLDQGWDVTFSSPATIGEHKADLPALGIRECAIELNSSSFDDFIRTLAPDIVLFDRFMMEEQFGWRVEKHCPDALRVLETSDLQSLRDARQQRLKEYLKRKPEADDFSAVFCEALDEEFQLMAESDLAKREIAAIYRCDISLMISDVEIQLLTDHFKVPAALLHWCPLMVEAPTAAFAPFEDRAHFLSIGNFRHAPNWDAVLWMKNSVWPLIRQQLPGAQLHVYGAYTPPKATALHNPAQGFHVMNWAEDALQVMTAARICLAPLRFGAGIKGKLVDAMLCGTPNVTTPIGAEGMGDDQPWPGAIERSASTLAAAAVALYQDPDSWAKAQENGRRLLSRRYAQEIHGPALVERLEQCRSQLAEHRRNNFTGSMLRHHLHKSTQYMAQWIEAKNRSV, from the coding sequence ATGAATCAGCCCGCCACCAAAGTCCTGGTTATCGGTTATGTCTGGCCAGAACCCCGCTCCTCGGCGGCCGGTGGCCATATGATGCAGATTCTGCAGAGCTTCCTGGATCAGGGCTGGGACGTCACCTTCAGCAGCCCGGCGACCATTGGTGAACACAAGGCCGACTTGCCGGCGCTGGGCATTCGCGAATGTGCCATCGAGCTTAATAGCAGCAGCTTCGACGACTTTATCCGCACATTGGCCCCGGACATCGTGCTGTTCGACCGATTCATGATGGAAGAGCAATTCGGCTGGCGGGTAGAAAAGCACTGCCCCGACGCGTTGCGGGTGCTGGAAACATCAGATTTGCAAAGCCTGCGGGATGCCCGCCAGCAGCGTCTCAAGGAGTACCTTAAACGCAAGCCCGAAGCGGATGACTTTAGCGCGGTGTTCTGCGAAGCGTTGGACGAAGAGTTCCAGTTGATGGCTGAAAGTGACTTGGCCAAACGAGAGATTGCTGCCATTTATCGCTGCGACATCAGCCTGATGATCTCCGATGTGGAAATCCAGTTGCTGACCGATCACTTCAAGGTGCCCGCCGCCCTCCTCCACTGGTGCCCGCTGATGGTCGAAGCACCGACCGCCGCCTTCGCGCCGTTTGAGGATCGGGCGCACTTCCTGAGCATTGGCAACTTTCGCCACGCCCCCAACTGGGATGCCGTGTTGTGGATGAAGAACAGCGTCTGGCCGTTGATCCGCCAGCAACTGCCCGGCGCGCAACTGCATGTGTACGGGGCCTACACCCCGCCCAAGGCCACGGCATTGCACAACCCGGCCCAGGGTTTTCACGTAATGAACTGGGCCGAAGATGCCCTACAGGTGATGACCGCTGCACGCATCTGCCTCGCACCGTTGCGCTTTGGTGCCGGGATCAAGGGCAAGCTGGTGGACGCGATGCTCTGTGGCACACCCAACGTCACCACGCCAATCGGCGCCGAAGGCATGGGCGATGATCAGCCATGGCCCGGAGCAATCGAGCGCAGCGCCAGTACCTTGGCGGCCGCGGCGGTTGCCTTGTATCAGGACCCGGACAGTTGGGCCAAGGCTCAGGAAAACGGCCGCAGACTGCTGTCTCGCCGCTACGCCCAGGAAATCCATGGCCCGGCGCTGGTGGAGCGTCTGGAGCAATGCCGCAGCCAGTTGGCCGAACACCGACGCAACAATTTCACCGGCAGCATGCTGCGCCATCACCTGCACAAAAGCACCCAGTACATGGCGCAGTGGATCGAGGCAAAAAACCGCAGCGTTTAA
- a CDS encoding AraC family transcriptional regulator has product MTRAARITDPSYELMDDHNGLSIIYRQHGFPCPLVRWHFHKEYELHLIVASSGKVFIGDYIGNFYPESLFLTGPNLPHNWISQVAEDEVVPKRDMLVNFTDELLEGGSHIFTELKTLAPLLERAQYGIEFRCKRTIAQAMTLMQRIEDARGMARLGHFFILMEVLCACEDYQLLSDVTTPQLADEHSIDRTNRAVNYIFAHYARELSLEEVAEYLGMKPTYFSRVFKQATGRTFIEFVNRLRISKSCELLADGDKAVTDVCFESGFNNISNFNRRFQQLKGMTPSHYRRLAVQRLTEQNLA; this is encoded by the coding sequence ATGACCCGAGCAGCGAGGATCACCGATCCGTCCTACGAGCTGATGGACGACCACAACGGTCTGTCCATCATCTATCGCCAACACGGCTTCCCGTGCCCGTTGGTGCGCTGGCATTTCCACAAGGAATACGAACTGCATTTGATCGTTGCCAGCTCGGGCAAGGTGTTTATCGGCGACTACATCGGTAACTTTTACCCGGAGAGTTTGTTTCTCACCGGCCCCAACCTTCCCCACAACTGGATCAGTCAGGTGGCGGAAGATGAGGTGGTGCCCAAGCGCGATATGTTGGTGAACTTCACCGATGAGCTGTTGGAAGGCGGCAGTCATATTTTCACCGAACTCAAGACCTTGGCCCCGTTGCTGGAGCGGGCCCAATATGGCATTGAGTTTCGCTGTAAACGCACCATCGCCCAGGCCATGACCTTGATGCAACGCATCGAAGACGCCAGGGGCATGGCGCGCCTTGGGCACTTCTTTATCCTGATGGAGGTGCTCTGCGCCTGTGAGGATTACCAGTTGCTGTCCGACGTGACCACGCCGCAATTGGCCGATGAACACAGCATCGACCGCACTAACCGGGCGGTGAACTATATCTTTGCCCACTACGCGCGGGAGTTGTCCCTGGAGGAAGTGGCTGAGTATTTGGGGATGAAGCCCACTTACTTCTCCCGGGTGTTCAAGCAGGCTACCGGGCGAACTTTTATCGAGTTTGTTAATCGGTTGCGGATCAGCAAATCCTGCGAGTTGTTGGCTGATGGCGATAAAGCTGTGACGGATGTGTGTTTTGAGTCGGGGTTTAATAATATTTCAAACTTTAATCGGCGCTTTCAGCAGCTCAAGGGGATGACGCCTTCGCATTATCGGCGGTTAGCGGTGCAGCGCTTGACTGAGCAGAATCTCGCTTAG
- a CDS encoding DUF3313 domain-containing protein, whose amino-acid sequence MKLGLMISTLCIASIGVVGCSSKVTQPDEYSGFLSDYSHLKEAKSPSGAQVMRWVDPNLNLNRYTSVYIEPTQFFPKPQATTKIPESTLQGINNYYNQALKRELVRSLPLANAPGPGVIVVRAAITAVSSKTESLKPYEYIPVALVAAAVSTGAGIRDQETTLGTEAQFLDGDSGKVVAQVVRKGTGKPLANDSQVMKADDVKSVIDGWASDLHQSYVKLKGK is encoded by the coding sequence ATGAAGCTAGGGCTAATGATCAGCACGTTGTGCATTGCCTCGATTGGTGTAGTGGGGTGTTCCAGCAAGGTGACGCAGCCGGACGAGTATTCTGGGTTCCTCTCGGACTACAGCCATTTGAAGGAAGCCAAATCACCGTCCGGTGCGCAAGTGATGCGCTGGGTTGATCCCAATCTGAACCTCAACCGATACACTTCGGTGTACATCGAACCCACTCAGTTCTTCCCCAAGCCCCAAGCCACTACCAAGATTCCCGAAAGTACGCTGCAAGGCATCAACAACTACTACAACCAGGCGCTCAAGCGTGAGTTGGTCAGGTCGCTGCCGCTGGCCAACGCGCCGGGTCCTGGGGTGATTGTGGTGCGGGCGGCGATTACGGCCGTCAGCAGCAAGACCGAAAGCCTCAAGCCTTATGAGTACATTCCTGTTGCTCTGGTGGCCGCAGCGGTGAGTACGGGGGCCGGGATTCGTGATCAGGAAACGACCTTGGGCACTGAGGCGCAGTTCCTTGATGGTGATAGTGGCAAGGTGGTTGCTCAGGTTGTGCGTAAAGGTACCGGCAAGCCGCTGGCAAATGATTCGCAGGTGATGAAGGCGGATGATGTGAAGAGTGTGATTGATGGTTGGGCTTCGGATCTGCACCAGTCTTACGTCAAGCTCAAAGGTAAGTAA